Proteins encoded by one window of Martelella endophytica:
- a CDS encoding ABC transporter substrate-binding protein, translating to MNSRLTLTLAATLLASTAMAQENELTVASWGGSFQEAESKALFEPAAEAMGIDLTQETYSGMSDVRLQVQTGQVTFDLVASGTGSAARAGAEGLLEPIDYDVVDVSHFLEGTYSDYCVGSDVFSTTYAWNTDTYGEDGPDSWADFWDVEKFPGSRAYRGNSVAGALEPALMADGVAPEDVYSVLDSEEGIERAIDKIRELKPHIEVFWSSGAQQAQLMKDGEVDMTTGWNGRFDTAARDGGKVAYSFNQGLADVDCFAIPKGAPHKDLAMKFLAEISKPEYQDDLPKYITYGPTNTLAYETGEISPEVAAMLPSSPENAAKQLPISLEWYIKWETTANEMYQEMLTE from the coding sequence ATGAACAGCAGATTGACTTTGACACTGGCAGCAACGCTACTCGCTTCGACGGCGATGGCGCAGGAGAATGAACTGACGGTCGCCTCTTGGGGCGGCTCGTTTCAGGAGGCCGAAAGCAAGGCGCTTTTTGAACCTGCTGCCGAGGCAATGGGCATTGACCTGACGCAGGAAACCTATAGCGGCATGTCGGATGTCCGCCTTCAGGTTCAAACGGGGCAGGTGACCTTCGATCTGGTCGCCAGCGGAACGGGGTCCGCGGCGCGTGCCGGCGCGGAAGGCCTGCTCGAACCCATCGACTATGATGTCGTCGACGTCTCTCACTTCCTCGAAGGCACCTATTCCGACTACTGCGTCGGCAGCGATGTGTTTTCCACGACCTATGCCTGGAACACCGACACTTACGGCGAAGACGGCCCCGATAGCTGGGCGGATTTCTGGGATGTAGAAAAGTTTCCGGGCAGCCGGGCCTATCGCGGCAACAGCGTTGCCGGCGCGCTGGAACCGGCCCTGATGGCCGATGGCGTTGCGCCTGAGGATGTCTATAGCGTTCTTGATTCCGAAGAAGGCATCGAACGCGCCATCGACAAGATCCGCGAACTGAAGCCGCATATCGAGGTGTTCTGGTCTTCGGGTGCGCAGCAGGCGCAGCTGATGAAAGATGGCGAAGTCGACATGACTACCGGCTGGAACGGTCGTTTCGACACCGCTGCCCGTGACGGCGGCAAGGTCGCATACAGCTTCAATCAGGGCCTGGCCGACGTTGACTGCTTTGCCATCCCGAAGGGCGCGCCTCACAAGGACCTGGCAATGAAGTTCCTGGCGGAAATTTCCAAGCCGGAATACCAGGACGACCTGCCGAAATACATCACCTACGGCCCCACCAACACGCTGGCCTATGAGACGGGCGAGATCTCGCCGGAGGTGGCCGCCATGCTTCCGTCCTCTCCGGAGAACGCTGCGAAGCAGCTTCCGATCTCGCTTGAGTGGTATATCAAGTGGGAAACGACGGCGAATGAGATGTATCAGGAAATGCTGACCGAATAG
- a CDS encoding ABC transporter ATP-binding protein — protein MTARNTEALPISVSHVTKTYGKVHALDDVSLEVRSGEFLTLLGPSGSGKTTLLMVLAGFTRPDSGSLKFGDREVIRLAPHLRDVGMTFQNYALFPHMTVAGNVSYPLKLRKVPKAEIAERVENALETVQLGGYGDRRITQLSGGQRQRVALARSIVFEPRILLMDEPLSALDKKLRDQMQIELRHLHEKLGMTTVYVTHDQREALTMSDRIAVVNHGRIMQLAAPRDLYEQPANRFVADFIGDSTFLSVRRHGDGVAFGDMPLKIAGSVPDAKDLQLMIRPERITLARDNNGESSNRFSAVAREVVYQGDSYLLQSELSDGTLITMRGAVRGANLSVMPSVGDKVMLNLEPDDAVVIDGSEE, from the coding sequence TTGACGGCTCGAAATACCGAAGCGCTGCCGATTAGCGTCAGCCACGTTACCAAGACCTACGGAAAAGTTCACGCGCTCGACGATGTCTCGCTGGAGGTCAGGAGCGGTGAATTCCTGACCCTTCTCGGCCCTTCCGGCTCCGGCAAGACCACGCTGCTGATGGTTCTGGCGGGCTTTACCCGGCCTGATAGCGGCAGCCTGAAATTCGGCGATCGCGAAGTGATCCGCCTGGCGCCGCACTTGCGCGATGTCGGCATGACGTTTCAGAACTATGCACTGTTTCCGCATATGACCGTGGCGGGCAATGTTTCCTATCCGCTAAAGCTCAGAAAAGTGCCCAAGGCCGAGATTGCCGAGCGTGTCGAAAATGCGCTGGAAACCGTGCAGCTCGGCGGCTATGGCGATCGTCGCATCACCCAACTTTCCGGCGGTCAGCGCCAGCGCGTGGCCCTTGCCCGCTCGATCGTCTTCGAACCGCGCATCCTTCTGATGGACGAGCCGCTTTCCGCGCTCGACAAGAAGCTGCGCGATCAGATGCAGATCGAACTGCGCCATCTGCACGAAAAGCTCGGCATGACCACGGTTTACGTGACCCATGACCAGCGCGAGGCGTTGACCATGTCGGACCGCATCGCCGTCGTGAACCACGGCCGGATCATGCAGCTGGCCGCCCCGCGCGATCTTTACGAGCAGCCCGCCAATCGTTTCGTTGCCGACTTCATCGGCGATTCAACCTTCCTGTCGGTTCGCCGTCATGGCGATGGCGTTGCCTTCGGCGACATGCCGCTGAAGATTGCCGGTTCGGTGCCGGATGCCAAGGATCTGCAGCTGATGATCCGCCCGGAGCGCATCACGCTTGCGCGCGACAATAACGGCGAAAGCAGCAACCGTTTTTCCGCGGTGGCGCGTGAAGTGGTCTATCAGGGCGACAGCTACCTGCTGCAATCGGAACTTTCGGATGGCACTTTGATCACCATGCGCGGCGCCGTTCGCGGGGCCAATCTGTCCGTCATGCCTTCGGTTGGCGACAAGGTGATGCTGAACCTCGAGCCTGATGATGCGGTCGTCATCGACGGAAGCGAGGAGTGA